In Bacteroidales bacterium, a single genomic region encodes these proteins:
- a CDS encoding cytochrome c gives MNLKVFSFFLLFISLSILFFSCSNNEESSVEENEEKAEQIPDYSAGKNIYIKNCQTCHQENGEGVPGAFPSLTEKAANINSVVNGVEGSVMIAFKDKLTDQQITDVINFINHYWENNFDEININEITEIK, from the coding sequence ATGAATCTCAAAGTATTTTCCTTTTTTTTACTCTTTATAAGTTTAAGTATCCTGTTTTTTTCCTGTTCAAATAATGAAGAATCTTCTGTTGAAGAAAATGAAGAAAAAGCCGAACAAATTCCGGATTACTCAGCAGGAAAAAATATATACATAAAAAATTGCCAAACTTGTCATCAGGAAAACGGAGAAGGTGTACCCGGTGCATTTCCGTCATTAACGGAAAAAGCCGCTAATATCAATTCTGTCGTAAACGGTGTTGAAGGTTCTGTTATGATTGCTTTTAAGGATAAACTTACTGATCAACAAATTACAGATGTTATAAATTTTATTAATCATTATTGGGAGAATAATTTTGATGAAATAAATATCAATGAAATAACAGAAATTAAATAG
- a CDS encoding 1-acyl-sn-glycerol-3-phosphate acyltransferase, with protein MNLGKVEKKTLGYTLLKMYAKFVHDFFYYKKVTYIGVENIPKDKPVLIAPNHQNALMDALAIIFAQDSQPVFLARSDIFKNPRTAKMLFAIKILPVYRMRDGKEKLKLNEIIYNKTIEVLEHNKRVVIFPEAQHFDTKHVHQLKKGIQRIAFMAEEKNDFKAGVQIIPTGIYYSNYWNFRSKLIVKFGKPITLNDYFDDYKKDPARTIVKFSQLLRKKIIEQVIHIDDLAYHDEYDLLRDIYDKKLSENISLKLSSENKVKIDKEIVKKADTLKEKNANDFEKLMENIRIYSDKLKKFRIKDWVIERSGKGDCMLLRFLLILTGLPVFIYGLINNIIVYLLPSLITKKIKDRQFESSIKYGFSIFLFPVVYLIQFALVWIFVKIWYVAIIYLVTLPFFGLLAFMIHRLFVKTLAQFRFITIKNKEEAKSTIELRKEIINTMDKI; from the coding sequence ATGAATTTAGGAAAAGTTGAAAAGAAAACTTTAGGATATACTTTATTAAAGATGTATGCCAAGTTTGTACATGATTTCTTTTATTATAAAAAAGTTACTTATATTGGAGTTGAGAATATCCCGAAAGATAAGCCTGTTCTTATTGCACCTAACCATCAAAATGCTTTAATGGATGCTTTAGCAATTATTTTTGCACAAGATTCACAACCTGTGTTTTTAGCAAGATCAGATATCTTTAAAAATCCTCGAACAGCAAAAATGCTTTTTGCCATTAAAATTTTGCCTGTTTACAGAATGAGAGACGGTAAAGAAAAATTAAAACTGAATGAAATTATTTATAATAAAACCATTGAGGTTTTGGAGCATAATAAGCGTGTTGTAATTTTTCCGGAAGCACAACATTTTGATACAAAGCATGTTCACCAACTTAAGAAAGGCATTCAACGGATAGCTTTTATGGCAGAAGAAAAAAATGATTTTAAAGCAGGTGTTCAAATTATACCAACCGGGATATATTATTCAAACTATTGGAACTTTAGATCTAAATTAATTGTAAAATTCGGTAAACCAATCACTTTGAACGATTATTTTGATGATTATAAGAAAGACCCGGCAAGAACTATCGTTAAATTCAGTCAATTACTTCGTAAGAAAATAATTGAACAAGTAATCCATATTGATGATCTTGCTTATCACGATGAATATGATCTTTTGAGAGATATTTACGATAAAAAATTATCTGAAAATATTTCCTTAAAGTTAAGTTCGGAAAATAAAGTAAAGATTGACAAAGAAATTGTAAAAAAGGCTGATACACTTAAAGAAAAAAATGCAAATGATTTTGAAAAATTGATGGAGAATATCCGAATATATTCGGATAAATTAAAGAAATTCAGAATTAAAGATTGGGTTATTGAACGTTCCGGGAAAGGAGATTGTATGTTGTTGAGGTTTTTGCTGATTTTGACAGGCTTGCCTGTTTTTATTTATGGTTTAATAAATAATATTATTGTGTATCTCTTGCCGAGTTTAATTACAAAAAAGATAAAAGACAGACAGTTTGAAAGTTCAATTAAATACGGCTTCTCAATTTTTCTATTCCCTGTTGTTTATTTAATTCAATTTGCACTTGTATGGATTTTTGTGAAAATATGGTATGTTGCAATTATTTATTTGGTTACATTGCCGTTTTTTGGATTATTGGCATTTATGATACATCGCTTATTTGTAAAAACATTGGCTCAATTCAGGTTTATTACAATAAAGAACAAAGAAGAAGCAAAATCAACAATTGAATTAAGAAAAGAGATCATAAATACAATGGATAAGATATAA
- a CDS encoding DUF4254 domain-containing protein, translating to MDSKLFNKIFEESIKKYHIKNDITALFTSNYKESEIEYLLDKKNWIDTVQWHLEDIIREPSIDPEKALVIKRMIDKSNQDRTDLVELIDDYFFEDFKNVVPKNDAFIATETPAWAIDRLSILNLKIYHMQEESERIDADAEHREKCSFKLKVLLQQREDLSLALNQLFSNIKTGKSVIKTYKQMKMYNDPGLNPFLRKSE from the coding sequence ATGGACAGCAAACTATTCAATAAGATATTTGAAGAAAGCATTAAAAAATATCACATTAAAAATGATATAACAGCTTTATTTACATCGAATTACAAAGAATCTGAAATTGAGTATCTTCTTGATAAAAAAAATTGGATAGATACGGTTCAATGGCATTTAGAAGATATTATAAGAGAACCGTCCATTGATCCGGAAAAAGCACTTGTGATTAAACGAATGATTGATAAATCAAACCAAGACAGAACTGATCTTGTAGAATTAATTGATGATTACTTCTTCGAAGATTTTAAAAATGTTGTGCCAAAAAATGATGCTTTTATTGCAACGGAAACTCCGGCATGGGCAATTGACCGCCTTTCAATATTAAACCTGAAAATTTACCATATGCAAGAAGAATCCGAAAGAATTGATGCTGATGCTGAACATCGTGAAAAATGTTCGTTTAAATTAAAGGTACTGCTTCAACAAAGAGAAGACCTTTCGCTTGCTCTTAATCAACTTTTTTCAAATATTAAAACAGGAAAATCCGTTATTAAGACTTACAAACAAATGAAGATGTATAATGACCCCGGTTTAAATCCGTTTTTGAGAAAATCAGAATAA
- a CDS encoding glycosyltransferase family 9 protein codes for MKILIIRLSAMGDVALSVPAVKALSNQHHNIEICLLTRKLFNPFFSGINNLKIINPDLNGKHKSLPGLFKLYKDIKREFEPDVVIDIHDVLRTRILRAFFRISGIKSYKIDKGRKEKKLLTKKHNKTLKQLKHTTQRYADTFLKAGINIKLDFTLQTSEFSLSVKANELLNINKKKIGIAPFAKHLQKQYPIEKSKEIIKMFARKGCQVYIFGGGKTEKKIAEDIQDACKNVISLPGKLSLQEEIACIDHMDLMISMDSANMHIAALTNTKIVSIWGATHPFAGFTPFISKDRFYIIQNEELNCRPCSVFGNKPCYKKTLECFETIKPEKIVEICEKILNR; via the coding sequence ATGAAGATATTAATTATCAGATTATCTGCTATGGGTGATGTTGCTTTAAGTGTTCCCGCTGTTAAGGCTTTGTCAAATCAACATCATAATATCGAAATCTGCTTGCTGACAAGAAAACTTTTCAATCCTTTTTTTTCAGGTATAAATAATTTAAAAATTATAAATCCTGATCTTAACGGAAAACATAAAAGCCTGCCCGGCCTTTTCAAACTTTATAAAGACATAAAAAGAGAATTTGAACCCGATGTTGTAATTGATATTCACGATGTATTAAGAACTCGAATATTAAGAGCCTTTTTCAGAATTTCGGGAATTAAGAGTTATAAAATTGATAAAGGCAGAAAAGAAAAAAAACTTCTTACAAAAAAACATAATAAAACCCTGAAGCAATTAAAGCATACAACTCAAAGATATGCTGATACTTTTTTAAAAGCCGGAATAAATATTAAGCTTGATTTTACTTTACAAACAAGTGAATTCAGTTTAAGTGTTAAAGCAAATGAACTATTAAATATAAATAAGAAAAAAATTGGTATCGCACCCTTTGCTAAACATTTACAAAAGCAATATCCCATTGAGAAGAGCAAAGAAATAATTAAGATGTTTGCAAGAAAAGGCTGTCAGGTTTATATATTCGGTGGTGGTAAAACTGAAAAAAAGATTGCAGAAGATATTCAAGATGCTTGTAAAAATGTTATTTCATTGCCGGGAAAACTTTCATTGCAAGAAGAAATTGCCTGTATAGATCATATGGATTTGATGATAAGTATGGATTCGGCAAATATGCATATTGCTGCTTTAACAAATACAAAGATTGTATCAATTTGGGGTGCTACTCATCCTTTTGCAGGTTTTACTCCTTTTATTTCAAAAGACAGATTTTATATTATACAAAACGAGGAACTGAATTGCAGACCGTGTTCCGTCTTCGGGAATAAACCATGCTACAAAAAAACTCTTGAATGTTTTGAAACAATTAAACCTGAAAAAATTGTTGAAATTTGTGAAAAAATTTTGAATCGCTGA
- a CDS encoding carboxypeptidase-like regulatory domain-containing protein codes for MRLISISILILFIQFKIHGQVLEGRIIDSKTYEPLEYVSIGIINTTHGTITDNMGYFKFEAKGQDLLSVVRISMIGYEPQKFTVGELENNNNEIKLVETTIELAEVIIKPTTKERKLGATGFNRFSGWSGWGGLHVRKGYEMGTKIDLGNQPVKIKNLYVLLHRQAFDTSFYRLHIRSIRDTLILDELLTENIIISITKESGWVLIDLEPYNLVLSGDVGLTLEWLKVKGLNKDRAMKINDKMQGAYILFKNKKNHYGIYRWGTEAKWIINKKKSPSMYLTIKE; via the coding sequence ATGAGATTAATTTCAATAAGCATACTGATTTTATTTATACAATTTAAGATACACGGACAAGTTTTAGAAGGTCGGATTATTGATTCGAAAACATATGAACCCTTAGAATATGTGAGTATCGGGATTATTAATACTACTCACGGAACAATTACGGATAATATGGGATATTTTAAATTTGAAGCAAAAGGACAAGATTTATTATCTGTTGTAAGAATTTCAATGATAGGTTATGAGCCTCAAAAATTTACGGTTGGCGAATTAGAAAATAACAATAACGAAATTAAACTTGTCGAAACTACGATTGAACTCGCAGAAGTAATAATAAAACCTACTACAAAAGAAAGAAAGCTTGGCGCAACCGGTTTTAACAGATTTTCCGGATGGAGTGGATGGGGAGGACTGCATGTTAGAAAAGGATATGAGATGGGGACAAAAATAGATTTGGGAAATCAGCCTGTAAAAATAAAGAATCTTTATGTATTGCTTCATCGACAGGCTTTTGATACAAGTTTCTACAGATTACACATTCGTTCAATTAGGGATACTTTAATATTAGACGAACTATTAACTGAGAATATCATAATATCAATCACAAAGGAGTCGGGATGGGTTCTGATAGATTTAGAACCATACAACCTCGTATTAAGCGGTGATGTCGGGTTGACACTTGAGTGGTTAAAGGTAAAGGGACTCAATAAAGACCGTGCTATGAAAATTAATGATAAAATGCAAGGAGCCTACATACTGTTCAAAAACAAAAAGAATCATTATGGAATATATCGTTGGGGGACTGAAGCAAAATGGATAATAAATAAGAAAAAGAGTCCGAGTATGTATTTAACAATTAAGGAATAA
- a CDS encoding RNA polymerase sigma-70 factor has translation MTQTKNNIKNINTQKGFEHLFHSRYAELCSYANVFLNDLDAAEEIVQDLFVKFWENRESINISSSVRSYLFRSVRNSCLNFIKHRKIEETYKQYNEEQRESGTVSVDDEFEGSELEIQIRKAIDQLPPKRKEVFIMSRFEGLKYKEIAEKSGISVKTVENQMGKAIKFLRQELADYTTFITLLSIAGILTELFFYKYNYMTG, from the coding sequence TTGACCCAAACAAAAAACAATATAAAAAATATAAATACACAGAAAGGTTTTGAGCATCTTTTTCACAGCCGGTATGCTGAATTATGCTCTTATGCAAATGTGTTTTTAAATGATCTTGATGCAGCAGAAGAGATTGTACAGGATCTTTTTGTGAAATTTTGGGAAAACAGAGAAAGTATCAATATTTCTTCTTCTGTTCGGTCATATTTATTCAGGTCTGTCAGGAACAGTTGCCTTAATTTTATAAAACACCGAAAAATTGAAGAAACTTATAAACAATATAATGAAGAACAAAGAGAAAGCGGAACTGTTTCTGTAGATGATGAATTTGAAGGATCAGAATTGGAAATACAAATTCGAAAAGCAATTGATCAACTTCCGCCCAAGCGAAAAGAAGTATTTATAATGAGCCGTTTTGAAGGTCTTAAATACAAAGAGATTGCCGAAAAATCAGGCATTTCTGTTAAAACCGTTGAAAATCAAATGGGAAAAGCAATAAAATTCTTGCGACAAGAATTAGCGGATTATACAACTTTTATTACCTTACTTAGTATTGCCGGTATTTTAACAGAATTGTTTTTTTATAAATATAATTATATGACAGGTTGA
- a CDS encoding FecR domain-containing protein: MNKEKQHISHSLLMSYLLGEANARQIDEVDKWLLLSEDNAKYLKSLELVWLETGKLIPPPVAVDSAKAWENVSSELNFKTTKEFKTQTKKTNYFKFLWQAAAIFVVIIGGYGIFKLLTGEPEIKSLASGNQIISDTLKDGSIISLNENSTLSYPEKFDKHIRKVKLEGEAFFDVEHNKNKPFVIELNGAEIKVLGTSFNVKEILNEHIVEVYVKTGTVQLYTVNEERDTSSVIISYGEKGILNTKSGIAQKPIDEGMNANDLSWLNNTFVFDGVRLEYVAEFLKNYYDIDIEFAQDVIKDQMLTATFNNDDIEEIISIIAESFGLEIKKENYTYILYEPEN; this comes from the coding sequence ATGAATAAGGAGAAACAACATATAAGTCACAGTTTGCTTATGTCATATTTGTTGGGTGAAGCTAATGCCCGACAAATTGATGAAGTTGACAAATGGTTGTTGTTATCTGAAGATAATGCAAAATATCTGAAGAGCTTGGAATTGGTATGGCTTGAAACAGGAAAACTAATACCTCCCCCGGTTGCCGTTGATTCCGCAAAAGCGTGGGAAAATGTATCTTCCGAATTAAACTTTAAAACCACGAAAGAGTTTAAGACACAAACAAAAAAGACAAATTATTTTAAATTTTTGTGGCAAGCAGCAGCAATATTTGTCGTTATTATTGGTGGCTACGGTATATTTAAACTTTTGACCGGCGAACCTGAAATCAAATCATTGGCAAGCGGAAATCAAATCATTTCCGATACTTTAAAGGACGGCTCAATCATCAGCTTAAATGAAAATTCTACTTTAAGTTATCCTGAAAAATTTGATAAACATATAAGAAAAGTGAAGTTGGAAGGTGAAGCTTTCTTTGATGTTGAACACAATAAAAATAAACCCTTTGTTATTGAATTAAACGGAGCTGAAATAAAAGTATTGGGAACATCGTTCAATGTAAAAGAAATACTGAATGAACATATAGTTGAAGTTTACGTTAAAACAGGAACCGTACAATTATATACTGTAAATGAAGAAAGGGATACTTCTTCGGTTATTATTTCTTACGGTGAAAAAGGCATCCTTAATACCAAATCAGGTATTGCCCAAAAACCAATTGATGAAGGCATGAATGCTAACGATTTATCATGGCTCAATAATACTTTTGTTTTTGATGGTGTAAGATTAGAATATGTTGCCGAGTTTTTAAAAAATTATTATGATATTGATATTGAATTTGCTCAAGATGTTATTAAAGATCAAATGCTTACGGCAACTTTTAATAATGATGATATTGAAGAAATTATAAGCATTATTGCCGAATCATTCGGTTTGGAAATAAAGAAAGAGAATTATACCTATATTCTATATGAGCCTGAAAATTAA
- a CDS encoding carboxypeptidase-like regulatory domain-containing protein, translating into MSSDNKSIKNTLRDIGSSTDIKFSYNTEIIKGDSLISYNFNNISVEDCLDTIFNDNIRYKVSGDHIILLKTTEKKAKKHIHTITGTITDSQSKQKIQYVSVYDVDEKYSTITNANGFYILNIPSGERYRGLSYCKKGYIDTIIVIRSTEKSKIDIELEPSITINPPKFQKVEPIVEERPLSSFFIPQEVIINADNLEHVSDTRFAQVSLLPSIGTNLSSYGVVENNFSFNILAGYSKGVKGIEIGSLLNIVKENVSGLQIGGLGNMVGGKLTGVQTGGLFNVNTKSINGVQLSGLINTALDTVTGVQLSGISNILKGRMNGAQVTGIYNMTTKNVDGTQLSGFANIALEDVKLMQISGFTNIGNNVDGVQIAGFANFSKGKVGGAQIAGFANFARSVNFAQISGFMNIACEEIKGAQISTFLNFANEVKGLQLALFNVSDTVSGLSLGLLSYVNKGFHKFEISGDETFYVNLAFKTGTKRFYNILAFGIDPVIFDFTQLDSVKFNSLYTNNRYGGYGFGTEITTKTRLFFGLDLTGNQILEDKSFTESFTTLFRLNISVGIRIFKKSGISIGPTLNYLISNHKDEAGNYFSTVPPPYSKTEIQSSFLTSTWIGGRLAVRI; encoded by the coding sequence ATGTCGTCAGATAATAAAAGCATAAAAAATACTTTAAGAGACATAGGCAGTTCAACCGACATTAAATTTTCTTATAATACTGAAATCATCAAGGGCGACAGTTTAATATCTTACAACTTTAACAATATAAGTGTTGAAGATTGTTTAGATACCATATTTAATGATAATATAAGATATAAAGTATCCGGAGATCATATCATTTTATTGAAAACAACTGAAAAGAAAGCCAAAAAACATATACATACCATAACAGGAACTATCACAGATTCTCAATCGAAACAAAAGATACAATATGTAAGCGTTTATGATGTTGATGAAAAATACTCCACTATCACTAATGCAAACGGTTTTTATATACTTAATATCCCTTCCGGTGAAAGATACAGAGGGCTCAGCTATTGCAAAAAAGGATATATTGATACTATAATAGTTATCAGGTCAACAGAAAAATCAAAAATTGATATTGAATTAGAACCGTCGATAACAATTAATCCTCCGAAATTTCAAAAAGTAGAACCAATTGTGGAAGAACGTCCTTTATCAAGTTTCTTTATTCCGCAAGAAGTCATCATTAATGCAGATAATTTGGAACATGTATCAGACACACGATTTGCTCAAGTATCTCTCCTACCCTCTATAGGAACAAACTTATCGTCTTACGGTGTGGTTGAAAATAATTTCTCCTTTAATATTTTAGCAGGCTATTCTAAAGGTGTGAAAGGAATTGAAATCGGTTCTTTATTAAATATCGTAAAAGAAAACGTATCAGGATTACAAATAGGCGGATTAGGAAATATGGTCGGCGGAAAGCTCACCGGTGTACAAACAGGCGGCTTATTCAATGTGAATACAAAAAGTATAAACGGTGTTCAATTGTCCGGATTGATTAATACAGCTCTTGATACAGTTACGGGCGTACAACTGTCAGGTATTTCAAATATATTAAAAGGCAGAATGAACGGAGCACAAGTAACCGGCATTTATAATATGACCACCAAAAATGTTGACGGTACGCAACTGTCAGGTTTTGCAAATATAGCTTTAGAAGACGTTAAACTAATGCAAATAAGCGGATTTACCAATATCGGAAATAATGTTGACGGGGTACAAATTGCAGGATTTGCAAATTTTTCTAAAGGAAAAGTAGGCGGGGCACAAATTGCAGGTTTTGCCAACTTTGCAAGAAGCGTTAATTTTGCTCAGATTTCCGGTTTCATGAATATCGCCTGTGAAGAAATCAAAGGAGCACAAATAAGTACTTTCTTAAATTTTGCAAACGAAGTTAAAGGTTTGCAATTGGCATTATTCAATGTCAGTGATACTGTAAGCGGATTAAGTTTAGGTCTTTTAAGTTATGTAAACAAAGGATTTCACAAATTTGAAATATCAGGGGATGAAACATTTTACGTCAATCTTGCATTTAAGACCGGAACCAAACGATTCTACAATATTCTTGCTTTTGGTATTGATCCTGTAATATTTGATTTTACACAATTAGATTCTGTTAAATTTAATTCTTTATACACGAATAACCGGTACGGAGGTTATGGATTCGGAACCGAAATTACTACCAAAACTCGCTTATTTTTCGGACTTGATCTCACCGGTAATCAAATTTTAGAAGATAAAAGTTTTACAGAAAGTTTCACAACTTTGTTCAGATTAAACATTAGCGTCGGAATTCGAATATTTAAAAAGTCCGGTATCTCCATAGGCCCTACTTTAAATTACCTAATATCTAATCATAAAGACGAAGCCGGTAATTATTTTTCAACTGTTCCTCCGCCATACAGTAAGACTGAAATCCAAAGCTCTTTCTTAACAAGTACATGGATTGGAGGCAGATTGGCCGTTAGGATTTAA
- a CDS encoding methyltransferase domain-containing protein: MNKIVEKYAELPKPIRRPLWRLWHNMITSFDKQKVTLFMNYGYASNNGEFMNLKLKPEDEADRYSIQLYDHVAGSDDLKDKDILEVGCGRGGGASFLARYYKPKSFTGLDISKKTTDFCNNHHQTEGLKFIKGHAEELPFEDSSLDAVVNVESARVYGNIPKFFEEVYRVLKPEGKFLFADMIKPNNIESINEQLEEAGFKLVKKINIRENVVKALVLDTEYRKERIHEGAPKFLRKSFYQFAGVEGSERFDAFDKNRIDYWSYTLIK; the protein is encoded by the coding sequence ATGAATAAAATTGTAGAAAAATATGCTGAATTGCCGAAACCGATAAGAAGACCTCTTTGGAGATTATGGCACAACATGATTACTTCGTTTGATAAACAAAAAGTAACTCTTTTTATGAATTACGGTTACGCAAGTAATAACGGTGAGTTTATGAATCTTAAATTAAAACCGGAAGACGAAGCTGACAGATACAGCATACAATTATATGACCATGTTGCCGGAAGTGATGATCTTAAAGATAAAGATATCCTTGAAGTCGGATGCGGACGAGGCGGAGGAGCTTCATTTTTGGCAAGATATTATAAGCCGAAATCATTTACAGGTCTTGATATTTCAAAGAAAACAACTGATTTTTGCAACAATCACCATCAAACAGAAGGGTTAAAGTTTATCAAAGGACATGCAGAGGAACTTCCTTTTGAAGACTCAAGTTTAGATGCAGTTGTTAATGTAGAATCTGCAAGAGTTTACGGTAATATTCCTAAATTTTTTGAAGAAGTTTACAGAGTGCTTAAACCTGAAGGCAAATTTCTTTTTGCTGATATGATTAAGCCTAATAATATTGAATCTATAAATGAGCAATTAGAAGAAGCCGGATTTAAGTTGGTTAAAAAGATAAATATCAGAGAAAATGTTGTAAAAGCTTTAGTATTGGATACTGAATACAGAAAAGAACGTATTCACGAAGGAGCCCCTAAGTTCTTACGTAAATCATTTTATCAATTTGCAGGTGTGGAGGGTTCCGAAAGATTTGATGCCTTTGACAAAAATCGTATTGATTATTGGAGTTACACTCTTATTAAATAA
- a CDS encoding Na/Pi cotransporter family protein yields MVTKLSKTSILILVFIMFFAGKVFAGNNEDGSINWFFLGIGLLGGLALFLYGMDKMSSGLKKSAGNRMRKILATLTNNRFIGLFVGAFVTMVIQSSSATTVMLVSFVQSGLMSFVQSLGVILGANIGTTFTAQLIAFKLTDYAVLMIALGFAFSIFSKKDTLKNIGDTILGFGLLFYGIKLMSNSMEPLRTYSEFIDLLKNLENPLAGIIVGMVFTALIQSSSAFTGIVIVLAQQNLISLEAGIPMIIGANIGTCITAGLASFGTNREAKRVAFAHSFLNIGGALAFVFWIPYFADLVKMIGGEEARQIANAHTIFNVGTALIFIPFTGITAVLINKILPDKLVTTTHLVTKYLDKKMLQNPALAIDLVVAEIGRAVNIIIRMLEAVIIPFVEKVLPKDKYHPELGLMEALDMREEEIDYLDSEITEYIMQLSRKELETERVAEIFALLSVINDLENISDIIHREILPLIEKKRDLNTDFSKEGRKELLNYHEKVLKQMYRLEKVFKKRDALKAIKILVKGEKYTVLETKYMNRHFKRIKHKVDKSVITHKVHSDLFDALRQITMYLENIAGTVADASPFEYAENE; encoded by the coding sequence ATGGTGACCAAATTAAGTAAAACATCAATTTTAATTTTGGTGTTTATAATGTTTTTTGCAGGTAAAGTTTTTGCAGGTAACAATGAAGACGGATCAATAAATTGGTTTTTTCTCGGAATTGGATTATTAGGAGGATTAGCTTTATTCCTGTACGGCATGGATAAGATGAGTTCAGGTTTGAAGAAATCGGCGGGGAACAGAATGCGTAAGATTTTGGCCACGCTGACAAATAACAGATTTATTGGACTGTTTGTAGGGGCATTTGTTACAATGGTGATTCAATCAAGCAGTGCAACTACAGTAATGTTGGTTAGTTTTGTACAATCAGGTTTGATGAGTTTTGTACAATCGTTAGGGGTAATTCTTGGAGCAAATATCGGTACAACTTTTACGGCACAGTTAATTGCCTTTAAGCTAACAGATTATGCTGTTCTGATGATCGCATTGGGATTTGCATTTTCAATATTTTCAAAAAAAGACACTTTAAAAAATATTGGTGATACTATATTGGGTTTCGGATTGTTGTTTTACGGTATAAAGTTGATGAGTAATTCTATGGAACCTTTGCGTACTTATTCCGAATTTATTGATTTGCTGAAAAATTTAGAGAATCCGCTTGCAGGTATAATTGTAGGTATGGTTTTTACGGCTTTGATTCAAAGCAGCAGTGCATTTACAGGTATTGTTATCGTTTTGGCTCAACAAAATTTAATTAGTTTGGAAGCAGGAATACCGATGATAATCGGTGCAAATATCGGAACTTGTATTACAGCCGGATTAGCATCATTCGGAACAAATCGTGAGGCAAAACGTGTTGCATTTGCTCACAGTTTTCTAAATATTGGCGGAGCTCTGGCATTTGTATTCTGGATACCCTATTTTGCCGATCTGGTGAAAATGATCGGAGGAGAAGAAGCCAGACAAATTGCTAATGCTCATACCATTTTCAACGTTGGCACTGCATTAATCTTCATTCCGTTTACAGGAATAACAGCCGTATTAATTAATAAGATCTTACCGGATAAGTTGGTTACGACAACTCATTTGGTTACCAAATATTTAGATAAAAAAATGCTGCAAAATCCTGCTTTAGCTATTGATTTGGTTGTAGCTGAAATTGGTCGTGCCGTAAATATTATTATTCGTATGCTGGAAGCTGTTATTATTCCTTTCGTTGAAAAGGTTTTACCCAAGGACAAATATCATCCTGAATTAGGTTTAATGGAAGCATTAGATATGCGTGAGGAAGAGATTGATTACTTGGATAGTGAAATTACTGAATATATTATGCAGCTCAGCCGAAAAGAACTGGAAACTGAACGAGTAGCAGAAATTTTTGCTTTATTATCCGTGATCAATGATTTGGAAAATATTTCAGATATCATTCACAGGGAAATATTACCGTTAATTGAGAAGAAAAGGGATTTGAATACAGATTTTTCAAAAGAAGGGAGAAAAGAACTTTTAAATTATCACGAAAAAGTGTTAAAGCAGATGTATCGTTTAGAAAAAGTTTTTAAGAAAAGAGATGCACTGAAAGCAATTAAAATTTTGGTTAAAGGTGAAAAATATACTGTTCTTGAAACTAAATATATGAACAGGCATTTTAAACGCATTAAACATAAAGTTGATAAATCAGTGATCACGCATAAAGTTCATTCCGACTTGTTTGATGCATTAAGGCAAATCACTATGTATTTGGAAAACATAGCCGGAACCGTTGCCGATGCCTCACCTTTTGAATATGCTGAAAATGAATAA